One window from the genome of Nicotiana sylvestris chromosome 9, ASM39365v2, whole genome shotgun sequence encodes:
- the LOC104230237 gene encoding protein PHOSPHATE STARVATION RESPONSE 1-like, translated as MEARPAVSVQSVVASQLSNCGASGALSSSFPMLPTVLGEKYPLLPDLQQASMEKELKQHPGTFVSHLPSNSGAVGLMFSSSSGFSADLHFSSVPPQESHSGPAPFISQSTNSETSILLPHSGVLQSTASSQYLNENNEPWCIDPLPDFLDYSMNTPVQNSQLACSNKQSDWQEWADLVINEEDALTSNWNEIMADTSLAETEMQDQEEKQHSNFPMQQVQTSQQIPAVAVENSAIAPASSPASGAATKQRMRWTPELHEAFVEAVNKLGGSERATPKGVLKLMKVEGLTIYHVKSHLQKYRTARYKPEASEESSEKKHSSIDDLSSLDLKTGIEITEALRLQMEVQKRLHEQLEIQRNLQLRIEEQGRYLQEMFEKQCKSMPGVDLAKGSSSTADDAFAQLSDAVQSSSCKNDPGVSQVDISKEVDEKQKKREKEVGEPETNITSTFDSPPSKRSKLDE; from the exons ATGGAAGCACGTCCCGCCGTGTCTGTTCAAAGTGTGGTTGCAAGTCAACTCAGTAATTGTGGTGCATCAGGGgcactttcttcttctttccctaTGCTTCCAACAGTCCTAGGAGAGAAGTATCCTTTGTTGCCAGACTTGCAGCAGGCTTCGATGGAAAAGGAACTCAAGCAACATCCTGGAACTTTTGTTTCTCATTTGCCTTCCAACAGTGGGGCTGTTGGTcttatgttttcatcatcatcaGGATTCTCGGCGGATCTTCATTTCTCATCTGTTCCACCCCAAGAAAGTCACTCAGGACCTGCACCTTTCATTTCTCAGTCAACAAATAGTGAGACATCAATCCTATTACCTCATTCTGGAGTTCTTCAATCCACAGCATCTAGCCAATATTTGAACGAAAACAATGAACCCTGGTGTATAGATCCATTGCCTGATTTCCTTGACTATTCGATGAATACTCCTGTCCAGAATAGTCAGCTAGCTTGTAGCAATAAACAAAGTGATTGGCAGGAATGGGCGGACCTCGTAATCAATGAGGAAGATGCTCTGACTTCTAATTGGAACGAGATCATGGCTGATACAAGCCTTGCCGAGACAGAG ATGCAAGATCAGGAGGAAAAACAACATTCAAATTTCCCAATGCAGCAAGTCCAAACATCACAGCAAATCCCAGCTGTGGCTGTAGAAAATTCAGCTATTGCTCCTGCATCATCCCCTGCAAGTGGTGCTGCAACAAAGCAACGCATGCGTTGGACACCAGAACTTCATGAAGCCTTTGTGGAAGCAGTCAACAAGCTTGGTGGAAGTGAAA GAGCTACTCCCAAAGGTGTGCTAAAATTGATGAAAGTTGAAGGTTTGACCATCTATCATGTAAAAAGCCACTTGCAG AAATATCGAACAGCTAGATATAAACCAGAAGCATCAGAGG AGTCTTCAGAGAAGAAACATTCTTCAATTGATGATTTGTCATCTCTGGACTTAAAAAC GGGAATTGAGATAACAGAAGCATTGCGACTACAGATGGAAGTTCAGAAGCGTCTGCATGAACAGCTTGAG ATTCAAAGAAATCTGCAGCTGCGTATAGAAGAACAAGGGCGATACCTCCAGGAGATGTTTGAGAAGCAGTGCAAGTCAATGCCTGGCGTGGACTTGGCTAAAGGCTCATCATCCACAGCAGATGATGCCTTTGCACAATTGTCAGATGCCGTTCAAAGTTCCTCCTGCAAAAATGATCCTGGAGTGTCGCAGGTTGATATTTCTAAAGAGGTTGATGAGAAGCAGAAAAAGCGGGAAAAAGAAGTTGGAGAGCCTGAGACAAATATAACCAGCACATTTGATTCACCACCTTCAAAGCGCTC